Proteins co-encoded in one Capsicum annuum cultivar UCD-10X-F1 chromosome 9, UCD10Xv1.1, whole genome shotgun sequence genomic window:
- the LOC124887195 gene encoding ATP synthase subunit alpha, mitochondrial-like, which translates to MELSPRAAELTSLLESRISNFYTNFQVDEIGRVVSVGDGIARVYGLNEIQAGEMVEFASGVKGITLNLENENVGIVVFGSDTAIKEGDLAKRTGSIVDVPAGKRGED; encoded by the coding sequence ATGGAACTTTCTCCCCGAGCTGCGGAACTAACAAGTCTATTAGAAAGTCGAATTAGCAACTTTTACACGAATTTTCAAGTGGATGAAATCGGTCGAGTGGTCTCAGTTGGAGATGGGATTGCACGTGTTTATGGATTGAACGAGATTCAAGCTGGGGAAATGGTGGAATTTGCCAGCGGTGTGAAAGGAATAACCTTGAATCTTGAGAATGAGAATGTAGGGATTGTTGTCTTTGGTAGTGATACTGCTATTAAAGAAGGAGATCTTGCCAAGCGCACTGGATCTATTGTGGATGTTCCTGCGGGAAAGCGTGGCgaagattaa
- the LOC107841753 gene encoding loricrin, giving the protein MAGAYGYNDRRSTPPPADGGSGGDRYSSSSAGDSGGYGGSGGGGGYGGVYGGYSDGRSAPLPAGGGYTGSGGDRYNGSSSSVSGGYGGSGGCGGCGCGEYSGYRGSGSGGGGYSGTGGTGGRYGGTGGTGGGYGGSGGSSGEYSGSGGGGGLA; this is encoded by the coding sequence ATGGCTGGTGCATACGGCTACAATGATAGGCGATCCACTCCACCACCTGCTGACGGTGGTTCCGGCGGCGATAGATACAGCAGCTCATCCGCAGGTGATAGTGGTGGATACGGTGGTTCAGGAGGCGGTGGAGGATATGGCGGTGTATATGGTGGTTATAGCGATGGAAGATCAGCTCCGCTACCTGCTGGTGGAGGATACACAGGCTCCGGCGGCGATAGATACAACGGCTCATCCAGCAGTGTCAGTGGTGGATACGGTGGTTCCGGTGGCTGTGGTGGATGCGGCTGCGGTGAATATAGTGGATACCGTGGTTCTGGCAGCGGCGGTGGTGGATACAGTGGTACGGGAGGCACCGGTGGTAGATACGGTGGTACAGGCGGCACCGGTGGTGGATACGGTGGTTCTGGTGGCAGCAGTGGTGAATACAGTGGTTCTGGTGGCGGCGGTGGCTTAGCATAA